A single window of Salvia splendens isolate huo1 chromosome 6, SspV2, whole genome shotgun sequence DNA harbors:
- the LOC121809047 gene encoding protein FAR1-RELATED SEQUENCE 5-like → MLLVDIFSHYVVGSVIPICNVELRPYEICCFSVDSLDVDISISEEGNLSDDDEVTSKKKRRRGTKRCTLNDVRNYSRDIKEKLKQVDVQKILNQMQEKKRICEGFFYKYQVSSDDNKLVNLFWYDAESRKHYHMFGDVVIFDTTYSTNRYRMVFGPFIGKDNHGCPIAFGAGFVSGESCDAFSWLFTVFVECMDVAPRIIITYQDWGMRLAIEKVLSCTRHHLCMWHIMSKLFEKIPKSISDREKFSKEFNACVWSELLDPNDFGILCTDIVKIYGVEDHKWFKDMFAIRHLWIITYFKDVLMGSLMRTTSFSESENSFFKRYSKLLFNFVDFTLKYNNAIDAQRNQTERLDYYDSIIFPKYVTDLAFEKQLAFVYTDRMFRVVQELISEADKSCRMISMSTLENIEVFKVSDARKKTFTVTHDIEIESYECECKLFVRCGYLCSHLFFVLKNKDVNNNPEKYVGNRWLKSELLKAVHGLTSDESASDKDDKLQIGNRCHGRYFDLYQCAFRNKNYLIALDNVLAGIGPQIFTDDTTGAGSSSVDKNDSIKNIYGVVVPEEITAHAPDVVSTKGGASDKNNKIKSSIEKAIEKANKLHRRCGKCHKVTDHNVRSCGKKKT, encoded by the exons ATGCTG CTTGTTGACATATTTTCCCATTATGTTGTAGGATCTGTTATTCCAATTTGTAATGTAGAGTTGAGGCCTTATGAAA TATGTTGTTTTTCAGTTGATTCATTGGATGTCGATATAAGTATATCTGAGGAAGGGAATTTGTcagatgatgatgaagtaaCTTCAAAGAAGAAACGCAGACGTGGCACAAAAAG GTGTACGTTGAATGATGTTAGAAATTATTCTCGTGATATTAAAGAGAAACTGAAACAAGTGGATGTTCAAAAGATCTTAAATCAAATGCAAGAGAAGAAGAGAATTTGTGAAGGCTTTTTTTACAAATATCAAGTATCATCTGATGATAATAAGTTAGTAAACTTATTTTGGTATGATGCTGAGTCTCGGAAACATTACCATATGTTTGGAGATGTTGTAATATTTGATACAACATATTCGACAAACAG GTATCGTATGGTGTTTGGTCCATTTATCGGGAAAGACAATCACGGGTGTCCTATTGCATTTGGAGCTGGTTTCGTATCCGGTGAGAGTTGTGATGCATTCTCATGGCTTTTCACTGTGTTTGTTGAATGCATGGATGTTGCTCCAAGGATCATAATCACATACCAAGATTGGGGAATGAGGCTTGCAATTGAGAAGGTATTATCTTGTACAAGACATCATTTGTGCATGTGGCATATTATGAGCAAGTTGTTTGAGAAGATACCTAAATCTATTTCTGATAGAGAAAAGTTTAGTAAGGAGTTTAATGCTTGTGTTTGGTCAGAATTGTTAGATCCAAATGACTTTGGCATATTGTGTACTGATATTGTTAAAATATATGGCGTGGAAGATCATAAATGGTTTAAGGACATGTTTGCTATTAGACATTTGTGGATCATAACCTACTTTAAAGATGTTCTTATGGGTTCTTTGATGAGGACAACATCTTTTTCAGAATCCGAAAATAGTTTTTTTAAGAGGTACTCGAAACTattgtttaattttgttgaCTTCACTCTTAAGTATAATAATGCCATTGATGCTCAAAGGAATCAAACTGAAAGGCTTGACTATTATGATTCTATAATCTTTCCAAAATATGTCACTGATTTAGCATTTGAGAAGCAATTGGCATTTGTATACACGGATAGGATGTTTAGAGTAGTACAAGAATTAATTTCTGAGGCTGATAAGAGTTGTCGGATGATTAGCATGTCCACTTTGGAGAACATCGAGGTCTTTAAAGTTTCTGATGCTAGAAAGAAGACCTTCACAGTTACACATGATATAGAGATTGAGTCATATGAGTGTGAGTGTAAACTATTTGTAAGGTGTGGTTATCTATGCAGCCACCTTTTCTTCGTCCTCAAAAACAAAGATGTCAACAATAATCCAGAGAAATATGTTGGTAACCGGTGGCTGAAAAGTGAATTACTGAAGGCGGTTCATGGTCTCACGAGTGATGAAAGTGCGTCTGACAAAG ATGACAAACTACAGATTGGTAACAGGTGTCATGGACGTTACTTTGATCTATATCAATGCGCTTTTAGGAATAAAAATTATCTGATTGCTTTGGATAATGTGCTTGCGGGTATTGGTCCTCAAATTTTTACTGATGACACTACTGGAGCTGGATCGTCGTCAGTTGATAAAAATGATTCGATCAAGAACATATATGGTGTTGTTGTACCTGAAGAAATAACTGCACATGCTCCAGATGTGGTTAGTACAAAGGGAGGTGCAAGTGACAAGAACAACAAGATTAAGTCGAGCATAGAGAAAGCAATTGAAAAAGCAAATAAACTTCATAGGCGTTGTGGAAAGTGTCATAAAGTGACTGATCATAATGTTAGAAGTTGTGGCAAAAAGAAGACATAa